The Streptomyces armeniacus genomic interval CAGATGCCCGATGACATGCGGTGCCCACAGCTTGTTGGCACGTCCGTAGCCGTGGTTCTCCTCAACGATCAGGCCCCACTTGGTGGCCATGCCGCCTCCCTGAGGTCGGTCCGTACGGTCGGCCCAGACCCTCTCACGCGCCCGCGGTGCGTCGCCCTCGCGCCCTCGCATGAACGTGCCACCACTGATTCCGGATCGCGCACAACCATCGCCCCCGGTCGTATGTCTGGCTGTGTGTACACGAGATGAACCCCCCACCAACTCCGGGCATCCCCTCACCAATCCGCCCCGGCGCACCGCACCGCGGGCCCGGCGCCCGGACTTTCCTCACGGGAGAACACATGCGTTATCGACCAAACGCAAAGATCGCACGGCTGGCCGGTGTCGCCGTGCTGCTGGCCGCCGGGTCGGCCGTCGCGCTCAACTCGGCCGGGGCCGCACCGGGGGACGCGGGGGAGGACGCGGCCGCGGAGATCCCCGCCGGTGTCGCGCCCACCGCCGACTTCAACGACGACGGTTTCGCCGACCACCTCGTCACCGCCCCCGGCGGAACGGTGGCCGGCCAGGCCAAGGCCGGTTACGTGGCGGTGGTGTACGGCTCGGCCGACGGCACCGACACCGGGCACCGGCAGGTGATCAGCCAGGCGACGGAGGGCGTGCCGGGCGACCCGGCCGCCGAGGCGCGCTGGGGCGTACGTGCGGTCGCCCGCGACCTGGACGGCGACGGCCGTACGGACCTCGCCGTCGGCAGCTACCGGTCGGACGGCGTGACCGTGCTGTGGGGCTCGCCCGACAAGGGGCTGACGGGCGGCAAGCAGCTGGCCGACGGTCTCCAGGCGGACGGCTCCAACCTCGTCGGCGGCGACTTCAACGGCGACGGCAACGCCGACCTCATCTCCGGCAGCTCCGAGAACGACGAGACCGCCAACATGAAGGTGCTGTACGGGCCGTTCCACCGCGACGGACAGGCGGCCGGCAGCGGCGACCTGACCACCGACAAGATCGACGCGCCGACCGACCTCGTCGCCGGTGACATGACCGGGGACGGCGCGGACGACCTGGTCAGCATGCACGCGTTCGAGGAGATGTCGGAGAAGAGCCTCTTCTGGAAGGGTGCCGAGGGCGGCATCGCCGACAAGTCCACAGAGGTGGACGACGCGGCAGCCGCCACGGTCGGCGACGTGGACGGCGACCACTACGGCGACCTCGTCCTCCGTACGGTGCCCGGAGGCGTCGTCGAGAACCTGCCGTACGACCATGGGACGCTGAAGGTCATCTACGGCTCGGAGAACGGCCTCAGCGACCGTACGGCCACGATCGACCAGAGCAGCGCGGGCGTGCCCGGGGCGAACGAGGAGGGCGACCAGTTCGGCTACGCCCTCACCTCCGGTGACGTGAACGGCGACGGCCGGGCGGACATCGCGGTCGGCGTCCCGTACGAGGACCTGGGCGCCGGACAGGACGACACCGGCGCCGTCGTGCTCCTCAAGGGCGCGGACGGCGGCCTGAGCGGCAAGGGCGCGCAGGCCTTCGACCAGTCGGTGGCCGGGGTGCCGGGCGTCGCTGAGGCGGGCGACCGGTTCGGCAGCGCGGTGTCGCTGCAGGACACGGACGGGGACGACCTGCGCGACCTCGGCGTCGGCACGCCGGGCGAGGACGGCGCCGGGTTCACCGACACGGGCGCGGCGTGGGTGCTGCGCGGCGCGGACGACGGGCTGACGACGGACGGCGTACGGTCCTTCGGGCCGGGGCAGCTGGGCGCGCCGGAGGACGGCGCGCAGCTGGGGGCGACCTTCGCGCGGTAGCAGACAACGAGGCGGGGCGGGCGGGCTTTCCGTCCGCCCCGCCGTGCGTTCGGGGGGGGCGTTCGGGCGGGTGCCGCGGCCCGGCGGCCCCGCCCGGCGGTGTCCGGCCCGGCGCGGCGTAGGTCGAACGGCCGAGTCGATCACGTACCGGGGACAGGGGCCATGGCCCCTCTTGGGCCTTACCGTTGCCCGAGTGACGGCTTACGACGAAGCGCCCGCGCCCGCCCCGGCGACAGACGTGCCCGCGAGCGAGCGCACCGTGCTCAGCGCCGCCCACCGGGCGCTCACCTTCGGCATCGTGTCCGTGGTCCTGCTGATCGCCTTCGAGGCGACGGCCGTCGGAACGGCCATGCCGGCCGCGGCCGATGAGCTGGACGGCGTGCCGCTGTACGCGTTCGCGTTCTCCGCGTACTTCACGACCAGCCTGCTCGGCATCACCGTCTCCGGCCTGTGGGCGGACCGGCGGGGGCCGCTGCCGCCGCTGGCGGCCGGGATCGGCGCGTTCGCCGCCGGGCTGGTGCTGTCCGGTACGGCGGCGAGCATGTGGGTCTTCGTGCTGGGCCGCGCGGTGCAGGGGACTGGCGGCGGACTGGTGATCGTCGCGCTGTACGTCACCGTCAGCCGCGCCTATCCGGAACGGCTCCGCCCGACCGTGATGGCCGCGTTCGCCGCCTCGTGGGTGGTGCCGTCCATCGTCGGCCCGCTGATCTCGGGCACGGTCACCGAACAGCTCGGCTGGCGCTGGGTGTTCCTCGGCATCCCGCTGCTCGTCACGCTGCCGCTCGTGGTGATGCTGCCGCCACTGCGCCGCCGGGCATCGGGTCCGCCGCCCTCGTACGGTGCGACGGACGGCGACCGTACGGATGCCGACGCCCGTACCGGAATCGGCGACCCTACGGACACCGCCCCCGCCCCGCTCGACCGGCGGCGGCTGCGCCTCGCGCTCGCCGTGGCCGTCGGGGCGGGCCTGCTGCAGTACGCGGGCCAGGACCTGCGCCCGCTGGCGGCGCTGCCCGCGCTGGCCGGTGCCGCGCTGCTCATACCGGCCGCGCTGCGGCTGCTGCCGCGCGGCACGTACCGCGCGGCGCGCGGGCTGCCCGCCGTGGTGCTGCTGCGCGGGATGGCCGCGGGTGCGTTCATCGTGACGGAGAGCTTCGTACCGCTGATGCTGGTCACCCAGCGCGGACTGTCGGTGACCATGGCCGGGTTCACGCTCGCGGCGGGCGGCGCGACGTGGGCGCTGGGCTCGTTCACGCAGTCGCGTCCGCGGCTGGAGCCGCACCGCGAACGGCTCGTACGCCTCGGCATGGTCCTGGTGACGGCCGGCATCGCCTACGCGCCCGTCGTGCTGCTGGACGGCGTGCCCGTCTGGACGCTGGCCGCCATGATGGCCGCCGGCTGCTACGGGATGGGCCTGGTGATCTCGTCCACCAGCGTCCTGCTGCTGCAACTGTCCGCCCCGGACGAGGCGGGCGAGAACTCCGCGGCCCTGCAGACCTCCGACGGCCTCTCCAACATCCTGCTGCTCGCCGCCACGGGCGCCGCCTTCGCCGCCCTCGGCGGCGGGGACGCGGCGGGCACGGCCCACACGGACGCGGCGTCCGCGGCGGGCGCCGACGGGGGCAGCCCGGCGGCCTTCGTGGCCGTGTACGCGACGGCGGCGGCGGTCGCGGCGCTGGGCGTGGTGGTGGCGGGGCGGCTGCGTGAGGAATCCGATGGTGTCAGGTTGGGGTCATAGTTGATACCATTTTGGTATGGCTATGAACTTGAGGCTCCCCGAGGAGATCCAGGAATCCCTGCGTCAGCGCGCCGAGGAAGAGGGCCGCAGCATGCATGCTGTCGCTGTCAGGGCCATAGAGCGTTACCTGGCGGGCGAAGCGGACCGGGACACGGTGGCGCGGCTGGGTGCGAAGTACGCCGCCAAGCACGCTGATCTCCTGCGGAAGCTGGGGGAGTAGCGCGAGTGAAGTACCTGACGGTGCGCGAGGCCCTGGATCTCGCGGAATTCGCGTGCGCGGGGCAGGAAGTGGCGCTCCGTGACCCTGGGCTGCTGGGCTCGGCTCTGCACAGGCCGCAGACGCAAGTGTTCGGTGTCGAGGCGTATCCGGATCTGTTCGAGAAGGCTGCGGCCCTGTTGCAGTCCATCACGTCCAACCACCCCTTCGTGGACGGGAACAAGCGCACGGCCTGGATGTGCGCCGTGGTCTTCCTGGACATCAACGGTGTGGACATGGCGGATATCGACCAGGAGCAGGCGTACGGGCTTGTGATCGACATCGCGGCCGGTAAGACGGAGGACGTCACTCGTATCGCGCAGGAGCTGCGGGCGCTGCGGTGCTGCGGGTGACACGCCGGGTGGCCCGAGACTGACACGCGGAATGGCGTGCGACGTAAACCCCTAGCACCGCAAAGGGATTGCTCGACCTTCCCAAATTGTGCTTATGGTGCACCCATGTTCGACTCCCGGCACATCCGGACCTTCGACGAGGTCGTCCGCGCCGGCTCGTACTCCGCGGCCGCCCGCGCGCTCGGATACACCCAGCCCGCGATCACGCAGCAGATGAAGGCCCTCGAACGGGCCGTGGGCACGCCGCTGTTCATACGGGTCGGGCGGCGGATGCGGCTGACCGAGGCGGGGGAGGCGCTGTCCCGGCACGCGGGAGTGATCCTGGACAGCATCGCGGCGGCGCAGCAGCAGATGGCGGCCATCACCGGGCTGCGCGCGGGCCGGGTGCGGGTGTGCGCGTTCCCCAGCGCCGGGGCCACGCTGGTGCCGGAGGCGCTGGCGCGGCTGGCCGTCGAACACCCGGGCGTACGGGTCGAGTTGCAGGAGAGCGAACCGCCCGAGTCGCTGGAGCGCCTCGTACGCGGCGAGTGCGACATCACCCTCGCCTTCACCTATCCCGGCCTGCAGGAACAGGTGCCGGACGAGCTGGTCGAGATCCCCCTCATGGAGGACCAGCTGACCGTACTGCTGCCCGCCGGGCACCCGATGGTGTGGCGGCGCGCCGTGAAACTGGAGGAGCTGGCCCACGAGCGCTGGATCGCCGGCTGCCTGCGCTGCCGCAGCAACTTCCTGCACGAGTGCGCCGAGTTGGGCTTCGCCCCGGACATCGTCTTCACCACCGACGACAACCTCGTCATCCAGAGCCTCGTCGCCGAGGGGCTCGGGATAGCGATGATGCCAGGGCTGGTGCTGTCGTTCCTGGTGCACGAGAAGGTCACGGGGCGGGCGCTCGACCCGGCGTCGCGGCGGCAGGTCTCCGCGTACGTGCTGCGGGAGCATCTGGACATACCGGCCACCGCGCTCGTACTGGAAGGGCTCAGGTCGGTCGCCGCGAACCGCGAGGGGTGCTGAGCGCTGCGGGGGTGCTGAGCCGCTGACGTCACCGGCTCACGTATAAGCGGGTTTTGGGGCGTGGCCAACAGACTGTCGTTGGACGTGATGATTCCGCCGCGCCACGCTGCGGACATGGCGACTTCCACCGGCACGGGTACGGAATCGGGTACGGGTACGGACTCCGGCATGCGGACGACCGAACGGCTCTCCGCCCTCGTCGCCGACGTACGCGAGGCCGTCGGGCGGGGACTGCCGCCCGACGTCACCGCGTACCTGGTCGGCGAGAAGCTAGCGCCCCACCTCGGGGCCGCCGACCTGCTCACGGCGGAACAGTACGAGGGTGACGCCGAGCGGTACCGGCAGCACCTCCTGCACTCCGAGGACGACGGCAGCTTCTCCATCGTCGGGCTCGTCTGGCTGCCCGGCCAGGAGACGCCGATCCACGACCACGTGTCCTGGTGCGTCACCGGCGTACACCAGGGCGAGGAACACGAGCGCCGCTACCGCCTCGTACCCGCCGGAGGCGACGGCGAGCCCGCGCGGCTGGTCGCGACGGAGGACGTCGTGAACCCGCAGGGTTCGGTGTGCGGCTTCGCGCCGCCCGGCGACATCCACCGGGTGTGGAACGGCTGTCGGCAGAAGGCGGTTTCGCTGCACCTCTACGGTGCGGACATCGCCCGCCTCGGGTCCAGCGTCCGGCGGGTGTACGACCTGCCGGCCAGCGACCGCTGATGGCGCTGCTGTCCGTACGGGGTGGCGGGCGGCCGTCGGCGGAGGCCCCGCCGTCCGCGCCAGGTTCGGCCGGTTCGCCCCCCTCGTCGTCGCCGCCGAGTCGGCTGCCCGGGCTCGCGCTCGCCGTGGCCGGGGTGGCGGTCGCCGAGGCCGTACACCTGGTGCTGCCCGGCGTACCGATGCTGACGGCGGCCGTCGTACTCGGCATCGCGGCCGCGCACGTACCCGGCATCCGTACGCTCGTCTGCGGCGCCGCCCGCCCCGGCCTGTCGATGGCCGGAAAGCGATTGATGCGGATCGGCGTTGTGCTGCTCGGACTGAAGCTCAGCCTGGGCGACGTGCTCGGCCTCGGCTGGGCGACCGTGGCCATGGTGTGCGCGGTGGTGGCGGTGACGTTCGGCGGCACGCTGTGGCTCGGCCGGAGGCTGGGGCTGAGCGGCGACCAGCCGCTGCTCATCGCCACCGGCTACTCGATCTGCGGCGCCTCCGCCATCGGGGCCGTCAGCGAGGTCCGGGACAGCGAGGAGCGCGACGTGGCCACCTCCGTCGCCCTCGTCACGCTGTGCGGGACGCTCGCCATCGCCGTACTCCCGCTGCTGCAGCACCCGTTGGGCCTGACCGACGCCGAGTTCGGGCGCTGGGTCGGCGCGGGCGTGCACGACGTGGGCCAGGTCGTGGCCACCGCCGGGACGGCGGACGGCCCGGCGCTGGGTGAGGCCGTACTGGTCAAGCTGATGCGCGTCCTGCTGCTCGCGCCGCTGGTGGCGGCGGTCGTGCTGTCCGTACGGAGGCGGGCGGGTGCCCGTACGGACGGGGCGGGCCGCGTCGGCGCCAAACGGCCGCCGCTCGTGCCGCTGTTCGTGCTCGGCTTCGTCGCGATGATGGCGGTACGCAGCACCGGCTGGGTCCCGGACCCGGCGCTGGACGTGGCGGGCACGGTGAAGGAACTGCTCCTCGCCACGGCCCTCTTCGGCCTGGGCAGCGCGGTCCACCTGCCGACGCTGGCGCGTACGGGGGGTCGGGTGGCCGCGCTGGGTCTGTGCGCGTGGACGGTGATCGCGGGCGCGTCGTACGGCGGCGTTCTCCTCACGGCATGATCGCGCAATCCAGCCCGTCCGGTGTTTGAGGACGACCTGCAGGTGACAGCGGACCTCGCGCAATCCAGCCCGTCCGGTGTTTGAGGACGGACCTCGGCTGGTTCCCGGGTTGCGCTCGGCTACGAGGGCGGCGGGCG includes:
- a CDS encoding FG-GAP and VCBS repeat-containing protein; this translates as MRYRPNAKIARLAGVAVLLAAGSAVALNSAGAAPGDAGEDAAAEIPAGVAPTADFNDDGFADHLVTAPGGTVAGQAKAGYVAVVYGSADGTDTGHRQVISQATEGVPGDPAAEARWGVRAVARDLDGDGRTDLAVGSYRSDGVTVLWGSPDKGLTGGKQLADGLQADGSNLVGGDFNGDGNADLISGSSENDETANMKVLYGPFHRDGQAAGSGDLTTDKIDAPTDLVAGDMTGDGADDLVSMHAFEEMSEKSLFWKGAEGGIADKSTEVDDAAAATVGDVDGDHYGDLVLRTVPGGVVENLPYDHGTLKVIYGSENGLSDRTATIDQSSAGVPGANEEGDQFGYALTSGDVNGDGRADIAVGVPYEDLGAGQDDTGAVVLLKGADGGLSGKGAQAFDQSVAGVPGVAEAGDRFGSAVSLQDTDGDDLRDLGVGTPGEDGAGFTDTGAAWVLRGADDGLTTDGVRSFGPGQLGAPEDGAQLGATFAR
- a CDS encoding MFS transporter; amino-acid sequence: MTAYDEAPAPAPATDVPASERTVLSAAHRALTFGIVSVVLLIAFEATAVGTAMPAAADELDGVPLYAFAFSAYFTTSLLGITVSGLWADRRGPLPPLAAGIGAFAAGLVLSGTAASMWVFVLGRAVQGTGGGLVIVALYVTVSRAYPERLRPTVMAAFAASWVVPSIVGPLISGTVTEQLGWRWVFLGIPLLVTLPLVVMLPPLRRRASGPPPSYGATDGDRTDADARTGIGDPTDTAPAPLDRRRLRLALAVAVGAGLLQYAGQDLRPLAALPALAGAALLIPAALRLLPRGTYRAARGLPAVVLLRGMAAGAFIVTESFVPLMLVTQRGLSVTMAGFTLAAGGATWALGSFTQSRPRLEPHRERLVRLGMVLVTAGIAYAPVVLLDGVPVWTLAAMMAAGCYGMGLVISSTSVLLLQLSAPDEAGENSAALQTSDGLSNILLLAATGAAFAALGGGDAAGTAHTDAASAAGADGGSPAAFVAVYATAAAVAALGVVVAGRLREESDGVRLGS
- a CDS encoding Arc family DNA-binding protein; translated protein: MAMNLRLPEEIQESLRQRAEEEGRSMHAVAVRAIERYLAGEADRDTVARLGAKYAAKHADLLRKLGE
- a CDS encoding type II toxin-antitoxin system death-on-curing family toxin, with protein sequence MKYLTVREALDLAEFACAGQEVALRDPGLLGSALHRPQTQVFGVEAYPDLFEKAAALLQSITSNHPFVDGNKRTAWMCAVVFLDINGVDMADIDQEQAYGLVIDIAAGKTEDVTRIAQELRALRCCG
- a CDS encoding LysR family transcriptional regulator, which translates into the protein MFDSRHIRTFDEVVRAGSYSAAARALGYTQPAITQQMKALERAVGTPLFIRVGRRMRLTEAGEALSRHAGVILDSIAAAQQQMAAITGLRAGRVRVCAFPSAGATLVPEALARLAVEHPGVRVELQESEPPESLERLVRGECDITLAFTYPGLQEQVPDELVEIPLMEDQLTVLLPAGHPMVWRRAVKLEELAHERWIAGCLRCRSNFLHECAELGFAPDIVFTTDDNLVIQSLVAEGLGIAMMPGLVLSFLVHEKVTGRALDPASRRQVSAYVLREHLDIPATALVLEGLRSVAANREGC
- a CDS encoding cysteine dioxygenase family protein; its protein translation is MRTTERLSALVADVREAVGRGLPPDVTAYLVGEKLAPHLGAADLLTAEQYEGDAERYRQHLLHSEDDGSFSIVGLVWLPGQETPIHDHVSWCVTGVHQGEEHERRYRLVPAGGDGEPARLVATEDVVNPQGSVCGFAPPGDIHRVWNGCRQKAVSLHLYGADIARLGSSVRRVYDLPASDR
- a CDS encoding YeiH family protein → MALLSVRGGGRPSAEAPPSAPGSAGSPPSSSPPSRLPGLALAVAGVAVAEAVHLVLPGVPMLTAAVVLGIAAAHVPGIRTLVCGAARPGLSMAGKRLMRIGVVLLGLKLSLGDVLGLGWATVAMVCAVVAVTFGGTLWLGRRLGLSGDQPLLIATGYSICGASAIGAVSEVRDSEERDVATSVALVTLCGTLAIAVLPLLQHPLGLTDAEFGRWVGAGVHDVGQVVATAGTADGPALGEAVLVKLMRVLLLAPLVAAVVLSVRRRAGARTDGAGRVGAKRPPLVPLFVLGFVAMMAVRSTGWVPDPALDVAGTVKELLLATALFGLGSAVHLPTLARTGGRVAALGLCAWTVIAGASYGGVLLTA